From Topomyia yanbarensis strain Yona2022 chromosome 1, ASM3024719v1, whole genome shotgun sequence, one genomic window encodes:
- the LOC131691213 gene encoding hydroxysteroid dehydrogenase-like protein 2, with protein sequence MGIKNTGKLAGRTLFITGASRGIGKAIALKAARDGANVVIAAKTADPHPKLPGTIYTAAAEVEAVGGRALACIVDVRDEAAVRAAVQAAVAKFGGIDIVVNNASAISLTGTEQTEMKRYDLMNGINARGTFLVSKECLPYLKKSNHAHILNISPPLTMTPEWFGKHVAYTIAKFGMSMCALGMADEFRKDGIAANTLWPAASVHTAAVDMLYGKGAELVSRNPEVMGDAAYAILSRDPRSCTGNFFIDEDVLKQEGVTDFGEYSCIPGNEKILRMCIFVDKVQRSKL encoded by the exons ATGGGAATCAAAAATACTGG CAAACTAGCCGGCCGCACACTTTTCATCACCGGAGCTTCGCGAGGCATCGGCAAAGCGATCGCACTGAAGGCGGCCCGTGATGGGGCGAACGTGGTAATTGCGGCGAAAACGGCCGATCCGCACCCGAAGCTACCGGGGACGATCTACACGGCGGCTGCTGAAG TGGAGGCTGTCGGTGGTAGGGCACTCGCCTGCATCGTTGACGTGAGGGATGAAGCGGCTGTGCGTGCGGCTGTACAGGCAGCGGTCGCAAAATTCGGTGGAATCGATATTGTGGTAAACAATGCGAGTGCCATCTCGCTGACGGGGACGGAGCAGACGGAGATGAAGCGGTATGATTTGATGAACGGTATCAACGCCAGGGGAACGTTTTTGGT TTCCAAGGAATGCTTACCTTATCTGAAGAAGAGCAATCACGCTCATATCCTAAACATTTCGCCGCCCTTGACCATGACTCCGGAATGGTTCGGAAAGCATGTCGCCTACACCATCGCAAAGTTCGGGATGTCCATGTGTGCACTGGGTATGGCCGATGAGTTCCGTAAGGATGGAATAGCTGCTAATACGTTGTGGCCTGCCGCTTCCGTCCATACGGCCGCAGTCGATATGCTGTACGGTAAGGGAGCGGAGCTCGTGTCCCGAAATCCGGAAGTAATGGGTGATGCAGCTTACGCTATTTTATCGAGAGATCCACGCTCCTGTACCGGGAACTTCTTCATCGACGAAGACGTGCTGAAGCAGGAAGGGGTCACCGATTTTGGAGAGTATTCCTGCATTCCGGGCAACGAAAAGATACTTCGAATGTGCATTTTTGTAGATAAAGTACAGAGATCAAAACTGTAA